Part of the Candidatus Eremiobacterota bacterium genome is shown below.
GAGCCGGATGCGGGGCGCGGTCAGGCCGCTTCCGGGCCGAGCTCGAGCTCCTCAGCGCCCGTCGTCGCAAGTGGAATCGGCTGTCCGTCCGCTACCATCGCTTCCAGGTGCCAGGCGACGGCCTTTCGCAGCAGCTCCCGCGTATCGTCCCGACTGCTCCCGGCGGCCGCGACGCCAGGCAGATCCGGCACGTACGCGCTGAAGCCGGTTGGCGTCGCCTCATAGATCACCGCGTATCGCATCGTCACCTCCATCCGGCCTGCCGTTCGATCGACCGCAGAGTCTTCGGCGCGACGTCGGCATGATCGTGCCCCGCTACGGTCACGGTCCCGGGCTTCGATTGGTGCTTCCATTGTTCGTGACTCCCTTCGCAGCGCATGCGACGCCAGCCGTCCGCACGGAGCAGACGGCGTACCTCTCGAAATTTCATGACAGCAGACCTCAGCTGTCAATCCCGCAGAGACGCGTTCCCGCAAGGGCCGCCGCAGGCTGCGGTTCAGGACCTCATCGCAGGTCGCGTACGCCGCGGTACTTGAGGTAGCTCCTCGTCAGCGCGCCGGCGGTCGCGAAAGCGTGAACTGCTGCGTGGGGCGCTCGTCCCCGTACGCAGCAACTACTACCTCAGACGCTCGTCGCGGACGCGGCGCGATTTTAGGTCGGTGCGCGTCAGCGTGCCGGCCGGCGCGAAGTTGACATCGGCGCGGATGCCGAGTTGGCGCTTCAGTCGCGCCACGACGCGTTCGCGCAGTGCGCTTTCGTCGGAGGCGCTGGTGAGTTCCGCACGCACGGTGAGCTCGTCCAGCGCGCTCGGGCGTGAGACGACGATCTCGTACTCGGTGCCGAGCTCGGGGAACGTGCGCAGCACGTCTTCGATTGCGCTGGGGTAGATGTTTTCGCCGCGGACGACGAGCATGTCGTCGATGCGGCCGATGATGCCGCGCGGGAAGCGCGGATAGGTTCGCCCGCATGGGCACGGGTCGTTCGTCCACTCGGCGAGGTCGCCAGAGATGAGGCGAATCATCGGCTGGCCTCGGCGCTCGAGTTGCGTGTAGACCGGAGTCCCGGTCGTGCCGTACGGGAGCGGCTGCATCGTCTGCGGGTCGAGGAGCTCGGCGTAGACGACGTCCTGCCAGAGGTGCATTCCGGTGCGATGCGCGCACTCGGTGATGTTCATCCAGGGCGTCACCTCGCCCATCGAGCCGCTGTCGATGCAGATCGCGCCGAACGTCTCTTCGATCAAACGCTTCGTCGCCGGAATTCCGGCGCCGGGCTCGCCCGAGAAGAACATGATCCGCAGACCCAGCTCGCGAGCATCGACGCCTTCGGCGCGCGCAGTTTCGGCGATCCGCAGCGCGTACGACGGCGTGCCGTAGAACGCGGTCGGCGTCATCTGCTGCATCCACGAGATCGCCTGCAGCGTCATCCCGGGGACGCCGGCGCCGAACGGGAACGCCGCCGCGCCCAGCCGCTCGATCCCGGCGAGCGCGCCCCA
Proteins encoded:
- a CDS encoding type II toxin-antitoxin system HicB family antitoxin, whose translation is MRYAVIYEATPTGFSAYVPDLPGVAAAGSSRDDTRELLRKAVAWHLEAMVADGQPIPLATTGAEELELGPEAA
- a CDS encoding type II toxin-antitoxin system HicA family toxin gives rise to the protein MKFREVRRLLRADGWRRMRCEGSHEQWKHQSKPGTVTVAGHDHADVAPKTLRSIERQAGWR
- a CDS encoding phenylacetate--CoA ligase family protein; the encoded protein is MIHPAESAGASGPAQQAWPPVYDGSYRPPTEAIYWDKARETMSEDERNAVILRKIQALMAWAYERAPFYRERWRAAGLEPGDVKSLEDFAKVPTIAKADLRADQAANPPFGSYLCVDPSEVVRVHGTSGTSGRPTAFAWSRDDYERIAEAHARIMWSFGLRPSDLVFIGSIFSLYVGSWGALAGIERLGAAAFPFGAGVPGMTLQAISWMQQMTPTAFYGTPSYALRIAETARAEGVDARELGLRIMFFSGEPGAGIPATKRLIEETFGAICIDSGSMGEVTPWMNITECAHRTGMHLWQDVVYAELLDPQTMQPLPYGTTGTPVYTQLERRGQPMIRLISGDLAEWTNDPCPCGRTYPRFPRGIIGRIDDMLVVRGENIYPSAIEDVLRTFPELGTEYEIVVSRPSALDELTVRAELTSASDESALRERVVARLKRQLGIRADVNFAPAGTLTRTDLKSRRVRDERLR